The following DNA comes from Anastrepha obliqua isolate idAnaObli1 chromosome 1, idAnaObli1_1.0, whole genome shotgun sequence.
tgtatttaaaaagctcgtgttaaaatttgagactaatcggtttagccgtgttagagtaatgttggtcactgactttgaaaacaccattttgagaaaaacccgttaaagtttgaaaagcactttacatacACTCTGAAAGAAACGCCTTtttaaatttgcgtgtaacttcgacaatattcaccggaacggtattaaattttctgtgtgtattcttaaatatatgtacattaagcaaatcaagagaaaaaaatcgtttttttgaaaattttaactgataTAACCCTTTAACCGCCGAATGCTAAGAAATTATGtcctttttatattaatattaagatAACTACACATGACCTTGCAGATTAATGTATGAAAAACATTTACacacaatttcaaatatttcaatttcggatttttaaaatataattcagaTTTGTGTAGTAGCATTTCCATTTTCACTTCAGTTGCATTTGAATTATGCTTATTGCTCTTATGTTTCATCACTCGTTACTTTACGTTACCTTAGCGTTGGAGTGATTACGGCATTTAAAGCGAACACCACGTGCAACTCTGCGATGAAGAAATCTACAGCAATGTCCAAATGTATTTGTTTGTTgcgaaagaaataaacaaagcgCACACACAAAAGCAGCTGATTGCAAATTCACGCACAAAGAACAAAGATCGCAAGAAATGACGACTCTTGGTATAAAAACACTGACCATTGCTGAAATCAGGTTGATTCAAGAAGGAAAATATAATCGGATCAAACCTAGGAAAGGAGAACTAAGCTGTACACAAACAAAAAGTTAGCTAACTGGCAGGTGAAAGAGTCACAAGGTGAGTGAAGAAATTGTGAGTTAAGGTTAATAGgtgaaagaaaaccaaaaatagtTGATGGCGAATAATTTAGTGTTTTAGTGTTCCAAAGGTCTACAAACATGCATTTTTGGTTTAAAATCACTTTGTGTTGTTTTTACTAGTTTACTTGCGCGATACTCGTAATAGTGTGACGATGACTTATCGCTCTATTGGGAGTACCAAAAGTGACAATGAAATGATATGTGCAGTCAGATTTCGCTTGCTCTCCCTGTGAACAAAGCGCGTACGTGACTATATTCTCCgttattttacaaaacaatCACTTTGATTGAAGAAATAGTCGTAAAAAACTGGTGTTTactaaaatgtatacatatgtatgtatatgtgtgtagctAGAATCCTTATCTAAACAtccatatataatttataaatatatgtatgtaagtttatcGTTCATATACCGAGCGCGAATCCATCATCCAGACacgcatgattcaattattgcatttggtttattttatttatttttttattaatgaaacattGCAAATACGTACgtttgtacgtacatacatacatatatactctaTTATGTACAAGTTTTGTAAATACGCAGTTGAGTTTGCATTGATAAGCATAAACAAATAAACGGCAGTGTTTTCGAATTACAAAGAAATTTAGTTGAGTTAATCACCttctattatataaaaattctatttaaaattattgcctTGCAGAAATAAAAGtagcacaaaaaaaacttggaaaaactACCGTCATGATGGAAGCGAACACCAGCATTTTGCCGGTTTTTCTCCTCATGTTGTTCTCATCATTTGAATTCTGCACGGGCTACTCTGCACTTGAAGATGCTCGCATCATTGCCGAATACAAACTTCATTTGCGCAACACCGACCATGCCCAAGTTGCCCGCAAGTTAGTGCATCAAGCCAACTGGGCATCAGTGGGTAGTATATCGACCAACGAAAAAATCACTGACTATCCTATGGTGAACATAATCTCGATAGATGATAGTGATTTGGATGGCACATCCACGGGACGTATACATTTTCTGCTGACCGATTTGGATTTTACCGGACCCGATTGGCAGCATATTAACAAGGTGACTTTTCTCTTCACCGAcgatcaaaatttaaattgcaaaaagCGTGGCGAAGATCCAATGGAACCGACATGTGCGCGCACCATGATTAGCGGAAAGGTTGAGAAGGTGAGAAATTAAAACTATTGCATTTATTGCAAAGTAATCgacttaaaaaattgttatttttttatcgcAGCTGGACACCAATAGCGTGAACTACAAAACTTGGCTGGAGGCATTCAAGAGTCGTCATCCAGCTGCAAAGAATTGGCTTAAaggtaaacaaaaagaaaattccaggaaaaaaagcaaattttaaagcatataaagggtttttcaagaAGAGGTGTTATTCCTGTAAAATATtagtggtttcgttgcttgtgtggcacgtagcgccgtcttgttgaaaataaacgtccagatcaataccatccaattccagctataaaaaatcgttaatcatctctcgatagcgcaatccattcaccgtaactgtccaatgactccgccggaccataaaccgcaccaaactgtcacATATTGAGGATAGaataataactcttggattttctgagccccggATCCGaccattttgcttgttgacgaagccaccgaggtgaaaatgggcctcatAACTCAAGaggatttttcgatggaattccggatcattttcatgcattgcaacgacccaatcagcaaagacacgacgttgttgatgatcggccggcttgagttcttgtgttaactggactttataagccttaagacccaaatctttatgcaaaatacggtgtaatgaggtttgtggaatgcctaattccaaagaacgacgaggaatggacaaacctgggttttcttcaacactttcggctacaacagctgTTCTTGAGctacgtgcacgggttttattcttcacattacTAACTTGTCCtaacagctcgaatttgttcACCATTTTGTGTATTGCGGTCcgcaaggtgcttcacga
Coding sequences within:
- the LOC129240535 gene encoding protein CREG1, which encodes MMEANTSILPVFLLMLFSSFEFCTGYSALEDARIIAEYKLHLRNTDHAQVARKLVHQANWASVGSISTNEKITDYPMVNIISIDDSDLDGTSTGRIHFLLTDLDFTGPDWQHINKVTFLFTDDQNLNCKKRGEDPMEPTCARTMISGKVEKLDTNSVNYKTWLEAFKSRHPAAKNWLKAHNFYLCELQIENIFVLDYYGGPHDVAVKDYYNAKPN